Part of the Neisseria leonii genome is shown below.
ATCTTCGCTGATTACCGAATGGGTCAAAGGCAAAAGCCTTGATGAAGCCATGGCGATTAAAAACAGCGAAATCGCCGAAGAGCTGGAACTGCCGCCGGTCAAAGTCCACTGTTCGATTTTGGCCGAAGATGCCATTAAAGCGGCCATTTCGGACTACAAAAAGAAAAAAGGCGCGTAACCCTCTATACCGCCCGCAGGCGTTTCAGACGGCCCGCTTTGGACAAGGCCGTCTGAAAACGGGTGAAGCGGGTTTCTGCGAAGCTAAAACCCCGCGTTTTTAAAGGATAAAAGATGATTACTCTGACCGAAAATGCCGCCCGCCACATTCAGAATTTTCTGACCAAACGCGGCAAAGGCGAAGGTATCCGATTGGGCGTCAAAACCAGCGGCTGCTCGGGAATGGCGTATAATCTCGAATTTGTCGATGAGGTGCAGCCCGAAGACCGGGTATTCGAAGCATACGGCGTGAAAGTTTTTGTCGATCCGAAAAGTCTGGTGTACCTGAACGGTACCGAATTGGACTACACCAAAGAAGGCTTGCAGGAAGGCTTCAAATTCCAAAACCCGAATGTGAAAGACGAATGCGGCTGCGGCGAGAGCTTCCATGTTTAAAAACGAAAGTGCGTTTTAGCTTCACAGAAACCCATTCCGTTCGTTTTAGCTCCGCAGAAACCCGCTTCGCCCGTTTTAGCTTTGCAGAAACTCGCTTCGCTCGTTTTCAGACGGCCTGCCGCACAAAAACAGACGGGACAGCTGCAAAACCGTCCCGCCTGTTTTTGAAAGCCTGCCTGTTGTAGCTGCCTTTACCCTTTTTATTCCGTTCGACCCGATGGCGGAACAGATTGGATTGGACCAACGCCTTCAACGCATTGTCGCGTATCGGTCCTTTATTGATTTCGACCTTTCTAGCCATTTGATTTTCCTTGATAACTCAAGCCGCGCATCATAACGCCCGGCAGAAAATTCTGCAAGCATGAGCCAATATTTCGCCCTGTTCGGCCTGCCGCCGCAGTTCGACACTGACACCGCCGAGTTGGAAAAACGCTACCGCACACTGGCCGCGCAATGCCACCCCGACAAAACGGCCACCCGAAGCGCGTTCGATCAGAAGCAGGCCGTGATGATGGCGGCGGCCGTCAATGAGGCCTACCGCATTCTGAAAAACCCGATCGACCGCGCCGCCTACCTGCTGCGCGAAGTCCACCGGACAGATGCCGATGCACCCGAACACACCTCGTTTGCCGCCGAATTTCTGATGCAGCAGATGCAGTGGCGCGAAGAGCTGGACGACGCGCGCGGCAACGAAGCCGCCCTGAACGCGTTAAACCGCGAATTGGCCGCCGCCCACCATGCCCTGACCGACGAACTGGCCGCCGCTTTTGCCGCCGGAAACAGCGAAGCGGCCGCCGAACTGGTGCGCCGGGGCCGTTTTTTAACCAAACTGCAACAAGAAATTCAGACGGCCATGCCCTGACCGCGCGCTTTTGCCATCTGAAACAGACTTTAAACCAATACAACCATACCGAGAATTTTCATGGCACTTCTGCAAATTGCCGAACCCGGTCTCTCCGCCGCGCCCCACAGGCACCGTCTGGCCGTCGGCATCGACTTGGGTACAACCAACAGTCTGGTTGCCGCCGTCAAAAGCGGCCACGCCGTCTGCCTGGCCGACCAAGAAGGCCGCCGCACACTGCCCTCCGTCGTACGCTACGGCAGCGGCAGCGATGTCGAAGTCGGCCACGATGCCTTAAAAGCCCAGCGGATCGACCCGCTCAACACCATTTCTTCGGCCAAACGCTTGATCGGGCGCAAACTGGAAGATGTGGCCGCCGCACAGCTGCCGTACCGCTTCGGCAGCCACCCGCAAATCATCAGTCTGCACACCCGTCAGGGCGACAAAACTCCGATTGAAGTGTCGGCCGAAATTCTCAAAACACTGAAACAGCGTGCCGAAGCCGCTCTGGGCGGCGACTTGGTCGGTGCGGTGATTACCGTGCCCGCCTATTTCGACGATGCCCAACGTCAGGCCACCAAAGATGCCGCCCGTCTGGCCGGTCTCAACGTGCTGCGCCTGCTCAACGAACCGACGGCCGCCGCCATTGCCTACGGCCTGGACAACGGTGCGGAGGGTACATTTGTCGTTTACGATTTGGGCGGCGGCACTTTTGATGTTTCCGTACTCCAACTGACCCGCGGCCTGTTTGAAGTCAAAGCCACCGGCGGCCATTCCGCGCTGGGCGGCGACGATTTCGACCACCGCCTGTTCTGCCACCTGCTCGAACAAAACGGCCTCTCGCAACTGCCCGAGGCCGACCACCGCCTGCTGCTGGCCTTGGCGCGCGAAGCCAAAGAAACACTGACAACGGCCGAAACCGCCACCGTTTCCACCGTGCTTTCAGACGGCCGCCGCATCGAAACCCGCATCAGCCGCCGCGAATTTGCCAACCTTACCCAACACCTCGTGCTGAAAACCATCGAACCGGTCAAACAGGCATTAAAAGATGCCGGCATCGGCAAAACCGATGTCAAAGGCGTGATTATGGTGGGCGGAGCCACCCGTATGCCGTCCGTGCAGCAGGCCGTTGCCGCCTTTTTCGGCCAAACCCCGCTCAACAATCTGAACCCCGACGAAGTCGTCGCCCTCGGCGCGGCCATGCAGGCCGACGTGCTGGCGGGCAACAAAGCCGATCACGAATGGCTGCTGCTCGACGTTACCCCGCTGTCGCTGGGACTGGAAACCTACGGCGGGCTGGCGGAAAAAATCATTCCGCGCAACAGCACCCTGCCCACCGCCCGCGCCCAAGAGTTCACCACATTCAAAGACGGCCAAACCGCGATGACGATTCACGTGGTACAGGGCGAACGCGAGCTGGTGGCCGACTGCCGCAGCCTGGCCAAATTCACCCTGCGCGGCATTCCGCCGATGGCGGCGGGGGCGGCGCGTATCCGCGTCACCTTCCAAGTCGATGCAGACGGCCTCCTGTCCGTTTCCGCCCGCGAACAGACCACCGGCGTACAGGCACAAATCGAAGTCAAACCGTCCTACGGTCTGGACGACGAAACCGTTGCCCGAATGCTGCAAGAGAGCATGAGCCACGCGGCGGACGATGCCGCCCTGCGCGCGCGCGCCGAAGCTCGGGTGGAAGCCGAAGGATTGGTAGAAGCCGTAACCGCCGCACTCGCCTTGGACGGCGACCTGCTGAACCCGGAAGAATCCGCCGCGATACGGCAAGCCATTGACGAAACGCGCCGTGCCGCCGCAGAAGACGGTGCCGCCGAAATCCGTGCCGCCGTTGCCGCCCTCGGCCGTGCCACCGACGATTTCGCCGCCCGCCGCATGAACCGCAATATCCGGCGCGCCCTCTCCGGCCAAAACATCGAAGATATTTAACACCGATACGCTAAAAAAACATAACACACCATTTCAGGAACCCTCATGCCCAAAGTAACCGTTCTGCCCCATGCCGTCCTCTGCCCCGAAGGCAAAACCATAGACAACGCCCCCACCGGCCAAACCGTCTGCGACCTGCTGCTGGATCACGGCATCGACATCGACCATGCCTGCGAAAAATCCTGTGCCTGCACCACCTGCCACGTTATCATCCGCCAAGGCTTCGACAGTCTGGCCGAGCCGTCCGAAATCGAAGAAGACCTGCTCGATCAGGCTTGGGGTTTGGAAGCCGAAAGCCGTTTGAGCTGTCAGGCCAAAGTGGCC
Proteins encoded:
- the hscA gene encoding Fe-S protein assembly chaperone HscA, which translates into the protein MALLQIAEPGLSAAPHRHRLAVGIDLGTTNSLVAAVKSGHAVCLADQEGRRTLPSVVRYGSGSDVEVGHDALKAQRIDPLNTISSAKRLIGRKLEDVAAAQLPYRFGSHPQIISLHTRQGDKTPIEVSAEILKTLKQRAEAALGGDLVGAVITVPAYFDDAQRQATKDAARLAGLNVLRLLNEPTAAAIAYGLDNGAEGTFVVYDLGGGTFDVSVLQLTRGLFEVKATGGHSALGGDDFDHRLFCHLLEQNGLSQLPEADHRLLLALAREAKETLTTAETATVSTVLSDGRRIETRISRREFANLTQHLVLKTIEPVKQALKDAGIGKTDVKGVIMVGGATRMPSVQQAVAAFFGQTPLNNLNPDEVVALGAAMQADVLAGNKADHEWLLLDVTPLSLGLETYGGLAEKIIPRNSTLPTARAQEFTTFKDGQTAMTIHVVQGERELVADCRSLAKFTLRGIPPMAAGAARIRVTFQVDADGLLSVSAREQTTGVQAQIEVKPSYGLDDETVARMLQESMSHAADDAALRARAEARVEAEGLVEAVTAALALDGDLLNPEESAAIRQAIDETRRAAAEDGAAEIRAAVAALGRATDDFAARRMNRNIRRALSGQNIEDI
- the iscA gene encoding iron-sulfur cluster assembly protein IscA translates to MITLTENAARHIQNFLTKRGKGEGIRLGVKTSGCSGMAYNLEFVDEVQPEDRVFEAYGVKVFVDPKSLVYLNGTELDYTKEGLQEGFKFQNPNVKDECGCGESFHV
- the fdx gene encoding ISC system 2Fe-2S type ferredoxin, translated to MPKVTVLPHAVLCPEGKTIDNAPTGQTVCDLLLDHGIDIDHACEKSCACTTCHVIIRQGFDSLAEPSEIEEDLLDQAWGLEAESRLSCQAKVADEDLIVEIPKYTINHAREH
- the hscB gene encoding Fe-S protein assembly co-chaperone HscB, whose translation is MSQYFALFGLPPQFDTDTAELEKRYRTLAAQCHPDKTATRSAFDQKQAVMMAAAVNEAYRILKNPIDRAAYLLREVHRTDADAPEHTSFAAEFLMQQMQWREELDDARGNEAALNALNRELAAAHHALTDELAAAFAAGNSEAAAELVRRGRFLTKLQQEIQTAMP
- a CDS encoding alternative ribosome-rescue factor A; the protein is MARKVEINKGPIRDNALKALVQSNLFRHRVERNKKGKGSYNRQAFKNRRDGFAAVPSVFVRQAV